DNA sequence from the Nitrospirota bacterium genome:
GTCGATGTCCTGGTGAGAAAGGTGGAGTGGGCCATTGCCAAAAAAGGCATGCGGACAGTCACGCTCTCGGGCGGCGTCGCCGCAAACAGCGCACTGCGGACGCGTATGCAGGCGATGGCCGAGGAGCGGGAGGTCGGGCTCTTCCTCCCCTCGATACGCCTCTGCACCGACAACGCCGCCATGATCGCCGCTGCCGGATACCGCAGATTCATCCGGGGCGAACGGGCCGGTATCGACCTGAACCCCAAGGCATACCTTCCGCTGTAAAAGATAGAAGAGCTAAGGCCCTCTCCCCGCTCATTGTGTTAAATACTTTGAAGTTAATGATCACTTATTTTTCTTTATGATGAGCCGGAAGTTGGGCCGGTCCGAGGGGCCCCATAAATATTTGTACTCCTCCCTGCCGCGCAGAAAATCGACCTCCCGTATGCCCTCGTCGATCGCCTCCTCTATTGCCCCCCAGAGGATGAACTTGCCCGGGCTGAGCGGCGCGGTCCCGGGATCGAATCCGCTCAGGTAGCAGTAGAGGCGCCCCCGTGCTGCAAAGGAGTAGAGCGCGGCGATGATCTTTTCCTCCAGTCTGAGCACACGGAGCCTCAGCCAGCCGAGTCCGAGAAATCCTGCCGCCACCTCCCTATGGAACTCCGCGAGGCGCGGATCGGCCAGTACCCCGCTCTGGCCCCGCTGCTCCCAGACGGCGCGGTGCAATCTGAACAGGGCATCGAGAAACACGGAGAGAGTCGCGGCAGTCGCATGCCCGGTGGTGATCTCGCCCCGTTGCCGCAAACCGTTGGCGGTCTTCCTGAGCCGCTTCCTGGAGCGCGCCGTCAGGCGCGAGCGAAAGGCGGCGACGGTCTCGGGCAGCTCCAGGAGGGGGCATACTTCCATAACGGACCGCTCGGCACAGAGACCCGGAGGAGGCACTGCAGCGAGCAGGGGGGACTCCCGGCGGAGCTCCTGGAAATCGCAGAGGTCCCATCGCGACCGCTCCGACAGGAGATGCTCGAAGATCATGCCCGTCCCCGGGGCGGCGAGGCCGGGTTCGAGGATGATATCGAGGTAGTCCGAGATGCCGCTCCCCATCAGCGCTACCCGGTTCTCTCCCTCCTCATGCGTGAAGATGAAGAACGGCGCAATGCCTGCGAGATGTCCCTCGCAGCGGAGCGCGAGCGCGAAGGGCCGGCCATTGCCGAAGTACTTCCACCAGGGCAGAAGCCACTCCGGCGACTGAAAAGGCGTGGCATAAGGACACCGCTCCCATAAGGCCGACCATTCGGGACGGAGCGCCTCGAAGGCGGCGTTATCGGTGATCTCTTCGAGCTCCAGCTGCTGAACGATCATGGCGGTTCTCGTCCGACTCCCCCTCCTCATTCCGTCAGGCACTCTTATATCGATTATAGAGCCGAAAGCGGAACGCTGCAATGAGCGGAAAGGGTATGGTAGAATTCACATTCAACCTGCACCCGTCTGGAGGAACCAATGCTCATCGGAATTATTGCTGACACGCACGACCATCTCGATAACCTGAGAAAGGCGGTCGAGCTCTTCATCGCGCGGAACGTGGAGCGGATCATTCATGCAGGAGATTTCACCTCTCCCTTTACCTGGCGGGTGCTCAAGCATTTCCCGGGAGAGATCACCGGGGTCTTCGGGAACAACGACGGCGAGCGGGTCCTGCTGAAGAAGCTCTACCAGGAGAGAATCTATACGCAGCCGTACGTTGTGACCCTTCATGACCGCCGTATCGTGGTGATGCATGAGCCCGATGTGGTGGACGCCCTTGCCGACAGCGGCCACTTCGATCTCGTCGTATACGGGCACACGCACGAGCCGGTCATGAAGAGAGTGAAGAATACGCTGGTCGTGAACCCCGGAGAAGCCTGCGGTTGGCTCTACGGGAGGCCGACGGTGGCGGTCGTCGATCTCGGGCGCATGGAGGGAGAGATCGTCGCGCTGTCCTGAGCGTTCGACAAGAAGGCAGGAGCGTTTTTCAGTCAGGGGCGGTGAGATTGCTGCATATGATCCAAGCGATATGCTCCGCTTGCCGCGTCTCCTCCCCATCGGTGAATGCGACAACTGTCAGAGGGTATCTTCCTGTGCGGAAATGAAAGGCTGCGGCGGAGCAGCCCGGGCCCGAGCCGGTGTGGCCATACAGCGGGCCGCAGGGGGATTCGGCGATCATCAGGCCGAGACCGTACCCTGGGTCGATAAACATCGGATGGGATGCGGCGCTCCCGACCGGGACCTTCTCGCACATGCGATCGAGGAGGACAGAAGGAAAGAGCCTGCCTGCAAAGAGCGAATGACAGAAGATCGAGACCTCCGCAGCGGTCGATGCAACGACCCCCGCAGGAATCCAGCCGGGATCATAGGAGGAGCGGACCTCCTTCGCCTCCCCGTCTCCGCCGAGATAGGGGCTCGGGCCGAAGGTGAGATCTCCCAGATCGGCGGGAGTCTCCGGAACAGCGGTATTGCAGAGCCCGAGCGGATCGAAAATCTCGCCCTTGAGCACCGCGCCGTAGCTCGCGCCGCGCACGGTCTCGATGAGGCGGCGGAGCAGCATATAGCCGATATTCGAGTAGTGCCAGCCGTGGCCGGGCTCGAAGAGGAGCCTCTCTGCATGGGTGCGCGCCAGGAATTCATCGAACGTCCACGGCCTCTCTCCGCGGCGAACTGCAGTATGGTATTCGGCAAGGTCGCCGTAGTCGGGAAGTCCGCTCGTATGCTGCAGGCACTGGCGCACGGTGATACGGTCGCCATGCGGTATGTCCGGCACCCAGCGTCCTATCGGCGCATCCAGCTGCAGCTCCCCCGAAGCAACGAGCCTCAGCACCGCGGCAGCGGTGAAGGTCTTCGAGATGCTGTAGGCCGGGAAGCGGGCTTGTGCGGTGAAGAGAGAAGCTGTCTCCAGCTCGGAGCGTGAGGCGACAAAGGCGAGCAGGCTCGACTCGTAACGGGCGGCGATCGATGCTGCCCGCGCTGAACGCACGCCCTGTTCGCGGTCGAGATAGGACTGCACTTGTTTGATCGCAGGAATTCGCACTGGTATACAAGACCCCCCGCATGGCTCAGCCGGGAAATAATGAAGCTCTGCTATTGATTATCGTTGGTTCGGGGATTCTCTTGAATAAGGCGAGGAGGGCGGCGGCATCGGCAGGCCTTTTCTATGGGGACTTTTCAGATAGTGAAGCTCTGCCCTTTGTAGGGAACATGGGTGACGAAGCCGAACCGCTCCTCGACCGCTGCTTTAAAATCGAGGGAGACCTCCTCCTCTCCATGGACGATAAAGACTTCGGGGCTGGTCGCGAAGGCGCCGAGCCACTCCAGGAGTCCTTGCCGGTCTGCATGGGCAGAGAAGCCGCCGATGGTATGGATGCGGGCCCTTACCGCGATATCCTCTCCGAAGATGCGGACCGATCGGGCGCCTTCGACGATCTCCCTGCCGAGCGTCCCCCGGGCCTGGAAGCCCACGAAGATGACGCTGCATTCAGGCCGGCCGAGGTTATGCTTGAGGTGGTGCCTGATCCTGCCGCCGTCGCACATGCCGCTCCCCGCGATGATGACTGCTCCCGACCGGAGGCTGTTCAGCTTCATCGACTCCTCTACCGTCGTGGTGAAATGCAGAGACAGGGCGCGGTCCGCTCCCCGCTGCAGCTGCTGGAGCGACTCCTCGTCGAAGTAGTCGGGATGGGCGAGGTACACCCGCGTCGCTTCAGCCGCGAGCGGGCTGTCGACGTAGACGTCGAGACGCTTCAGGCGGCCCTCTCCGACGAGACGGTTGAGCGTGTAGAGGAGGTCCTGGGTCCTGCCGACCGCAAAGGAGGGGATGAGGACATTGCCTCCCCGGTGCAGCGTCGTTGTTATCGCCTCCACCAGTTCGTCGATGCTCTCCTCCATATTTTTGTGCAGACGATTGCCGTAGGTCGACTCCATGACCACATAGTCCGCCTCCTCCGTTGGCTGGGGGTCGCGCACAATGGGGCTCCCTTTCTTCCCGATATCGCCGGAGAAGACGATCTTCCTTTCGACGGGGCTGTCCTGGTACCAGAGCTCGAGCGTCCCCGAGCCGAGGATATGTCCGGCATCGAGAAAGCGGTATCTGACGTTCTTGCCGATGCGCTCGATCTTTCCGTACGTCGTTCTCTGGAAGAGACCCACCGCGCGGGCCACGTCATCGGGCGTATAGAGCGGCGTGAAGGTGATCGCTGCGCCCGCCGTGAGCGCTTTCTTCGAGAACCATTCGGCATCGCTCACTTGTATATGGGCGGAATCGTAGAGCATGATCTCGGCGAGATCGGCAGTAGCGGCGGTGGTGATGATCGGTCCGGAGAAGCCCTCCTTGACGAGGCGGGGCAGCAGACCCGCATGGTCGATATGGGCATGGGTCAGGAAGAGAGCGTCGATCTCCTGAGGAGCGAAGGGGAAGGCGACCCTGTTCAGCTCATCCGCATGGTCGCCCTGCTGCATGCCGCAATCGACGAGGAGCTGCACTTCCCCGCTGCGGAGATGGAAACAGGTCCCCGTAACCATCCGTGCGCCGCCTGCAAAGGTGAGCCTCATACGGTCACTCCGTCGATCCGCCGCAGTCCCGCATCGAGTGCTGCACGCACCGCCTCGTCATACTCCTCCCTGGTGATCCTGCGGTCCAGGGGAGGATGCCCGAACGCGTGGTAGGCGGGATGGTACTGATCCATGATATTGATATAGGTGTCCTTCGATATCTCCTCGGCAATGAAGCGGACGACCTTGCGTGTGCCCGCTATCCCGCCGGGAAGGACGAGATGTCTCACGAGGAGGCCCCTTACGGCGATGCCCCGCTCGTCGATGACGAGGTCGCCCACCTGGCGGTGCATCTCCTTGACGGCGGCCCCGGCTACCTGGGGATAATCTTTGACCAGGGAGTATCTGCTCCCTGCTTCGGGGTCGGCATACTTGAAATCGGGCATGTAGATATCGATAATGCCGTCCAGGATGCGCAGCGCTTCGAGCGGCTCATACCCGCCGCAGTTGTAGACGAGGGGGAGTTTGAGCCCCCGCTCGATGGCGATGGCGACGGAGCGGAGGATCATCGGCATCTGGTGGGTCGGGGTGACGAGATTGATGTTATGACACCCCTCTTCCTGGAGCTCGAGCATGACTTCCGCAAGCCGCTCAAAAGACAGCTCGCTTCCGCTGCAGACATGGCTGATATCCCAGTTCTGGCAGAAGATGCAGCCCAGGTTGCAGTTGGCGAAAAAGATGGCGCCGGAGCCGGACCTGCCCACCAGGGGCCGCTCCTCGCCGAAATGGGGGCCCCAGCTGGCGACGAGCGGCTTCGTGCCCGTCCTGCAGGCGCCGAGCTCTCCTGCGGTGCGATCGATGGTGCAGAGGCGACGGCAGAGGGTGCACTGCTCCAGCATCGCTTCGGCGGCGGCGACCCGGTTCCCGATTTCGGTCCGGGAGAGCGTTGCATAGGCGGCGGTAAAGACCATTTTCTCCATTATAGCCCAAGAGGCACGGCACCGTATACACCCCGTCAGCAGTGCGCGGCAAGGCCAATTTGCTCTGTATTTCCCCTATGATATAATGTCCGGGAAAAAACCGCCGATAATACTTAAGGAGGCATAGTGCTTAAACTTTCCGTCGATAAGCTGAAACCGGGGATGAAGGTGGGCAAACCCGTTGTGAACGAGAGCGGCATGATCCTCTTCGGCGCCGGTACCGTACTGACCGATGTCCTGATCGAGCGGCTCTCCAATATGAGCATCGGCAGCATCCTCGTAGAAGGCACGCCCAAACAGGAGAAGACGAAGGAGGAGCTCCTCGTCGAGCTCGATGCGCGATTCAGCAAGACCGAGAACGAACCGTATATGAAGACGCTGAAGCAGTACTTCAGAGAGCACATAGAGGGGACCGCGTCGTAACGATGGATGTCCAGGCCCTTCGCGCCCAGATAGAGACGATAGACACCCTCCCGACGATCCCGAGCGTTCTCCGGAAGCTCCTGGCGGTCATCGAGAAGCCGAAGATCTCGATCAACGAGATCGGCAGCTTCATCGTCAACGATCCTGTCCTCACCTCGCGGGTGCTCAAGGTGGTCAACTCCCCGATCTACGGATTCCCGGGCCGGATATCGTCGGTGAACCAGGCCCTCATCCTCCTCGGCCTGAATGTGGTGCGGGGCATGCTGCTCGGCGTCTCGGTCTTCGAGGCCATGCAGAAGACGATGGTGGGGCTCTGGGAGCATTCGCTCGGCTGCGCCATCACCTCCCGTCTCATTGCGAAGAAGAAAGGCCTCAGCGAGCCCGAGGAGGTCTCGGTGGCCGCGCTGCTCCATGACATCGGGAAGGTGGTGCTGGGGCTGAAGTTCCCGGAGGAGTACCGGACGATCATGGCCGAGACCGAGGCAAAAGGACTCTTCATCTTCGAGGCGGAAAGGGGCGTCTTCGGCATCAACCATGCCGATGCAGGCGCCTGGGTGGCCCAGAAATGGAATTTTCCGAAGAGCCTCGTCGA
Encoded proteins:
- a CDS encoding GNAT family N-acetyltransferase; protein product: MIVQQLELEEITDNAAFEALRPEWSALWERCPYATPFQSPEWLLPWWKYFGNGRPFALALRCEGHLAGIAPFFIFTHEEGENRVALMGSGISDYLDIILEPGLAAPGTGMIFEHLLSERSRWDLCDFQELRRESPLLAAVPPPGLCAERSVMEVCPLLELPETVAAFRSRLTARSRKRLRKTANGLRQRGEITTGHATAATLSVFLDALFRLHRAVWEQRGQSGVLADPRLAEFHREVAAGFLGLGWLRLRVLRLEEKIIAALYSFAARGRLYCYLSGFDPGTAPLSPGKFILWGAIEEAIDEGIREVDFLRGREEYKYLWGPSDRPNFRLIIKKNK
- a CDS encoding metallophosphoesterase, whose product is MLIGIIADTHDHLDNLRKAVELFIARNVERIIHAGDFTSPFTWRVLKHFPGEITGVFGNNDGERVLLKKLYQERIYTQPYVVTLHDRRIVVMHEPDVVDALADSGHFDLVVYGHTHEPVMKRVKNTLVVNPGEACGWLYGRPTVAVVDLGRMEGEIVALS
- a CDS encoding serine hydrolase domain-containing protein yields the protein MRIPAIKQVQSYLDREQGVRSARAASIAARYESSLLAFVASRSELETASLFTAQARFPAYSISKTFTAAAVLRLVASGELQLDAPIGRWVPDIPHGDRITVRQCLQHTSGLPDYGDLAEYHTAVRRGERPWTFDEFLARTHAERLLFEPGHGWHYSNIGYMLLRRLIETVRGASYGAVLKGEIFDPLGLCNTAVPETPADLGDLTFGPSPYLGGDGEAKEVRSSYDPGWIPAGVVASTAAEVSIFCHSLFAGRLFPSVLLDRMCEKVPVGSAASHPMFIDPGYGLGLMIAESPCGPLYGHTGSGPGCSAAAFHFRTGRYPLTVVAFTDGEETRQAEHIAWIICSNLTAPD
- a CDS encoding MBL fold metallo-hydrolase, coding for MRLTFAGGARMVTGTCFHLRSGEVQLLVDCGMQQGDHADELNRVAFPFAPQEIDALFLTHAHIDHAGLLPRLVKEGFSGPIITTAATADLAEIMLYDSAHIQVSDAEWFSKKALTAGAAITFTPLYTPDDVARAVGLFQRTTYGKIERIGKNVRYRFLDAGHILGSGTLELWYQDSPVERKIVFSGDIGKKGSPIVRDPQPTEEADYVVMESTYGNRLHKNMEESIDELVEAITTTLHRGGNVLIPSFAVGRTQDLLYTLNRLVGEGRLKRLDVYVDSPLAAEATRVYLAHPDYFDEESLQQLQRGADRALSLHFTTTVEESMKLNSLRSGAVIIAGSGMCDGGRIRHHLKHNLGRPECSVIFVGFQARGTLGREIVEGARSVRIFGEDIAVRARIHTIGGFSAHADRQGLLEWLGAFATSPEVFIVHGEEEVSLDFKAAVEERFGFVTHVPYKGQSFTI
- a CDS encoding radical SAM protein; translation: MVFTAAYATLSRTEIGNRVAAAEAMLEQCTLCRRLCTIDRTAGELGACRTGTKPLVASWGPHFGEERPLVGRSGSGAIFFANCNLGCIFCQNWDISHVCSGSELSFERLAEVMLELQEEGCHNINLVTPTHQMPMILRSVAIAIERGLKLPLVYNCGGYEPLEALRILDGIIDIYMPDFKYADPEAGSRYSLVKDYPQVAGAAVKEMHRQVGDLVIDERGIAVRGLLVRHLVLPGGIAGTRKVVRFIAEEISKDTYINIMDQYHPAYHAFGHPPLDRRITREEYDEAVRAALDAGLRRIDGVTV
- a CDS encoding HDOD domain-containing protein, which encodes MDVQALRAQIETIDTLPTIPSVLRKLLAVIEKPKISINEIGSFIVNDPVLTSRVLKVVNSPIYGFPGRISSVNQALILLGLNVVRGMLLGVSVFEAMQKTMVGLWEHSLGCAITSRLIAKKKGLSEPEEVSVAALLHDIGKVVLGLKFPEEYRTIMAETEAKGLFIFEAERGVFGINHADAGAWVAQKWNFPKSLVEVIEYHHKPQLSKSVPLQTAIVHLADILIRARGFGFAGDHFVPAVNPSVWQDLALSNDDMREILKEMEESLAQAEDFLISDE